From Anoplopoma fimbria isolate UVic2021 breed Golden Eagle Sablefish chromosome 11, Afim_UVic_2022, whole genome shotgun sequence, one genomic window encodes:
- the eve1 gene encoding even-skipped-like1: MGLQWRRADRRRRRPPRVVAAAAHVVLGPDGEQRTEPCPRGTLLDHSRRHRTAFTREQLSRLEQEYGKESYVSRPRRCELATTLNLPETTIKVWFQNRRMKDKRQRHSLPWPHHLVDPLGALLMGRASPCSALPYPFIPPHLPLHHHYPLALSSPASSAHSRYSSPMRTLDALRLSQYHNRPGGLPPTTGALYPSTSILHHPASCPCPLCLHWGPEQLLKARGEALGLSQPRSPKANIQPAGLERREEMV; encoded by the exons ATGGGGCTCCAG TGGCGGAGGGCAGACAGACGCCGGAGACGGCCGCCGCGCGTCGTCGCCGCCGCCGCGCACGTCGTGCTCGGTCCCGACGGGGAGCAGCGGACGGAGCCGTGCCCGCGCGGGACCCTGCTTGACCACAGCCGGCGGCACCGTACCGCGTTCACTCGGGAGCAGCTGTCCCGGCTGGAGCAGGAGTACGGCAAGGAGAGCTACGTGTCCAGGCCCCGGCGCTGCGAGCTGGCCACGACTCTCAACCTTCCAGAGACGACCATAAAG GTGTGGTTCCAGAACAGGAGGATGAAGGACAAACGGCAGAGACACTCCTTGCCGTGGCCTCACCATCTCGTTGACCCCCTGGGGGCGCTCCTGATGGGCCGCGCCTCCCCTTGCTCCGCCTTGCCGTACCCCTTCATCCCGCCCCACCTCCCACTGCACCACCACTACCCCTTGGCTCTCTCTTCACCAGCGTCCTCGGCTCACAGCCGCTACAGCTCGCCCATGAGGACCCTGGACGCACTCCGCCTCTCCCAGTACCACAACAGACCCGGGGGGCTGCCTCCGACCACCGGAGCCCTCTACCCCTCCACCAGCATCTTGCACCATCCCGCCTCATGTCCCTGCCCCCTCTGCCTGCACTGGGGACCAGAGCAACTGCTGAAAGCCAGAGGGGAGGCGTTGGGACTGAGCCAGCCCCGAAGTCCCAAGGCCAACATACAGCCTGCAGGCCTGGAGCGGAGAGAAGAGATGGTGTGA